In Chrysemys picta bellii isolate R12L10 chromosome 4, ASM1138683v2, whole genome shotgun sequence, the sequence CACTTCTGCCATGAAGAATCAGCTTCGCCTACccacttgatttaaaaaatccctTTCTGGCAGCTGCTTGAGGGCATTTCTATACTTCTGTGTTTGtttattgtctctttgagaacttATCAGATTAATATGTTTGATGGCTGCATGGTGAGCCTGATACGTTTTATTAGTATAAAGTGCCTCTTCTCATCATACTTAGCTATATACATTTTTTGGAATATTAAAAACTACATCCTACTGCATTCATAGTACTATCAGTCATCTATTTAACAGGAGCACGGGCTTCCATTGTAAGTCAGACTTATTAAAGAACATCATTCAAAGGCTAGAAATCGCCAGTTCCTCTTTGGGGTGGGAAAAGAGGGAAAGAAGAATCTCAATTGAACCATGAAATCTGTAACTGCTTAGCAGTGAAAATTATCGGTgaacatctgtatgcagtatccCTTTTCTCAAGGGGGCAGTCTGTGAATGCGTTCATACGCCCGTTAGCATGATATCTTACCTCTGTGTTCAGGATTCCGGGAAATACGTTACCACCAGTCCCAGTTGTGATCAGTATTATTATAACGCCTGCCCTATGCAGGAACAATCAGCCAATTCCTCTGTCGGTGGTTATTGCTGAACCGTTTCTCAGCCCTGAGGGCTCACAAGCCTAGGAGAACATGCTTGGCAATCATGTAAGAATCGCTCCAAAATTAACATGGATTTGTGTGTGCGCATTTTCGGACCATTGGACCAAAATTAGTATCGCCTGTGCTGTTAATACATATGAGGTTTATAGAAGTCTTTAAAAcatctgagagagacaaggtgggtgcggtgatatcttttattggaccaacttctgttggtgagacagacacgCTTTCGAGCCACGTGGAGCttgtcttcaggtctgggaaaggtcgtCCCAGTTAAATCCAAGGTGGAACCGATTGTTTAGCATCAGTAGTTAGCACAGGTTTTCAggggccattcaaggtgaagtggccgtTACACCTCTACAGTAAAAGGACAAAAGGAagaggttagtgggttacaaattgttataataagccataaattcagCATCTCTGGTGTGTGGAAGGCTGTTTCAACTGGCCTCTGGAGGATTCTCCCAATGTAACAGACTCCTTGTGTGATTCAGAGATGCTGTAGCCACTTTTgcccccttctccttccctttcctgagctgtgctggctgcagcacagggtCTGAGGTGAAGATGTAGAATCGTATTTAAGGGACAGAGAGGAAGAGTTTGCCGGAACTGAATTACTTTGATGGTCCTATTGGGTTTGTGTAGCACTATAGCCAAATCCAGGTTAACCCCTGGAAGGCTTCTGTTGTTCAGATGCCTATTAGCATGCAGCTATTGTTTCAAGAAGAATGTCTTGGATATAGAAATTAAATCCTGTTACGGTGAGTTCCTGGTCTGTGCGTCAGAGAATTAACTCAACAAAAGCCCAGAAGTGAGTCATGCTGCGCTCCTCGCTCCCTTTCCCCCTAATTTGAACGCTTCATCCTCTATTGGCAGGTTTTagaaaatagcaaataaaaaacaaaagcagaagAGATGCTGTTGGGAACTCACTGACTTGTTACAAGATTTTCCTAGAGACCCGTGATACTGGTGCTCATACACATGGAGTTAAAAGCAGAACGTTCTCTCTTACTGCTTATGTGCTTgattcttaaaatattttgagtCTTGAAGCTTAGACATCTATGGAACATGGTAGTGTGTGTTACATTTACAAAGTCTGTTGCATTTGCCatacatgagagagagaggggagatattttgttttcatacctataaaataaataaatcataacaATATGGATCTGTTTTAACTGAGTAACCAGGTAATCTCATTCACCCTCATCTATTCCTTGCTGTTATGTCATAGGTGAAATACTgaagcctactgaagtcactgggagtatTCCAATGACTTCAacggggccagggtttcacccatTGTCTGTAATTGGATTTTAAGTTCTTTGGGCAGAGACCTTTCTCTGTACTGGAAGACACTTAAATGGGCAATGGAATCAACCACACAAGTTGGAAGAGTTCAGTGAATTGCAAGAATGCACATATCACATAGAGAAGGCAGATTGGTTCAGCTATTCTAGTTTCTGTAGAGAAGGTAAAATCAGAGGAAATGTTCCTGAACACGCCTCTGACTTGGCTCCGCAAAGCAGCGGGGTCGCTGCCTTTAGCATGTACCTCTTGCCGTGTGAATGAGAGAACAGGTTGCCATATCCAAGTTACTGAGAATCCCTACTGGGCAAAAGTTTCATACCTGACACAGCTAGGGTCAATCCTGTAGACACTTGAGCATGTGCATAATTTGAGGAGTTACAATGAGGAGTGTCGTTGATATCACTTGGACTATCCACATGAATAAGCTACACGTGCTTAAGAATTTTGAGTATCAGGGTCTTGGGCTCCTGCAGGAAGTGGCTTGACTTTCTGAAGTAGCGGGAGTGAGCCAATCAGGCATCCACAGGGGCTGACTTTCCAGAATTGGTGAGATGCTTCTCTGCCCATCTCCTTTGGTGGTGACAAGGGAGTGTCCGAGATCCATTGTGCCCTAGAACAGCGTTCTAGACCCACACCCTTGGATCTTTACACACATGCACCCCCATCCTTCAGGCATGCTTCTTTCCGGGGTGGCACTGAACCCAGCTTgttgggctgagcctggggaaactttttcactaggtcAGGGGCCTGGACATGGGTGGATTGTTTCTTGGGACCAAAAAcagtgaggagtccttgtggcaccttagagactaaggcctggtctacactaggcgtttatgtcgaagttagcgccgttaaatcgaattaaccctgcacccgtccacactgcgatgctatttagttcgacatagaggtctctttaattcgacttctgtactcctccccgacgaggggagtagcgctaaattcaacatggccatgtcgaattaggctaggtgtggatggaaatcgacgctaatagctccgggagctatcccacagtgcaccactctgttgacgctctggacagcagtgcgagctcggatgctctgaccagccacacaggaaaagccccgggaaaatttgaatttgaattccttttcctgtctggccagtttgaatctcatttcctgtctggacatcgtggcgagcacagcagcactggcaacgatgcagagctctccagcagtgatggccgtgcagtctgggaatagaaagagagccccagcatggactgatcgtgaagtcttggatctcatcgctgtgtggggcgatgagtccgtgctttccgagctgcgatccaaaagaaggaatgcaaagatctacgagaagatctctaaagacatggcagagagaggatacagccgggatgcaacgcagtgccgcgtgaaaatcaaggagctgagacaaggctaccagaagaccaaagaggcaaacggacgctccggatcccatccccagacatcccgtttctacgaggcactgcattccatcctcggtgctgccgccaccactaccccaccagtgaccgtggactctgaggatgggatactgtccacggccggttcctcagacatgttaggggacggggaagatgaggaaggagatgaggagggcgaggcagttggcagctctcacaacgctgatttccccgacagccaggatctcttcatcacccttacagagatcccctacgaagcgtccccagccattaccccggacacagaatctggtgaaggatcagccagtaagtgttgtaaacatctaaacatttatttttaacaaaacaggaatattaacaattaaaagaatgggttgttcatgattagtgtgccctaggcgcttaacggtttagtaaggggcagtgcaagttttgaaaagaaatctagcaatgtccggttttcagtgattgtcctgcacaagccgctctactgtgtattccctgctactgcagctacagtaaaatgcggtctatatgtgcggggatagagcagtaatcctcctgggacatctcgatgaagctctcctggaggtaacttgaaagccgttgcatgaggttcttggggagagcggccttattgggtcctccgaagtacgacacgttgccgcgccacgagattatcaggtactcggggatcattgctctgcacagcagggcggcatacggccctggtctttggaggctttcccggagcattctctctttgtcgctcttggagatcctcatcagggtgatgtcggccatggtgacctgcttttaattaggtaggggaatgttagtgttgggactgctttcccgttcctttacagaactgtcaccgctggtttgcagccacgcggtggaggcgggagaggggcagccgaaagggatcattcccggggacagccgcgagggggtgggacaggggcagagttcccgcttgccggattgctggcagcagggactgacattgatttaaatgtgaaatgaggccagtggtaatataaaagttttaaactgccacaagtgtacggcttaccatgtctgcctgcaacagaaattccgttgtgctgcctcgcttctcaaatgtgctgttcaagaccccaggcacagaatgcgaaggccgagaattcgaccttgtgctgagtgcgcatgtgaaaggtgctgtgcatggtcttgttcacagagaaagactatgttctttgttcacaactacatttatctttcagaggaattcactccctttttcccatttccacagccccgtctgcgactgtctcacaacctagcctggaatcacactcccagaggctagcgcggattaggcgtaggaagaagaggacacgggaggacatgttctctgagcttatggcctcttcccaagcccaggcagcacagcagacccagtggcgggagaacttgacccgaatgcaccaagccaacatggatcgggaggagaggtggcggcaggaagaccagcaggcgactcaaacgctgcttggactactgagggagcaaacggacacgctccggcgccttgtggatgttctgcaggaa encodes:
- the LOC135983245 gene encoding uncharacterized protein LOC135983245, which translates into the protein MQSSPAVMAVQSGNRKRAPAWTDREVLDLIAVWGDESVLSELRSKRRNAKIYEKISKDMAERGYSRDATQCRVKIKELRQGYQKTKEANGRSGSHPQTSRFYEALHSILGAAATTTPPVTVDSEDGILSTAGSSDMLGDGEDEEGDEEGEAVGSSHNADFPDSQDLFITLTEIPYEASPAITPDTESGEGSATPSATVSQPSLESHSQRLARIRRRKKRTREDMFSELMASSQAQAAQQTQWRENLTRMHQANMDREERWRQEDQQATQTLLGLLREQTDTLRRLVDVLQERRQEDRAPLQSISNRPPPPPSPIPTSPKVQRRRGGRVPANSHSTPAESSSSRRLSFPKI